CATCGCCGCCGGGGGGCGGCAGCGTCATGCGACCGGTCGATATCGACGCGAACACCATGGCGCGCACGACGATACTGCTCGACCCCGCCGACAGTCGTCCGCGCGCGGCCATCGAAGACATGCAGCAGCGACTCACCTGGCGTCGCATGACATCGGCGCTGGTGACGGGTGACGCACTCGCGAAGCGCGGCGGCATCTCGGTGACGGGACTGCAAACCGTGCCCGCCGTGATCAAGGCGGGCATTCGCATCACCGAACCTGTGTGCGTGTTCCGGAATGGTCGGCCCATGCCGGGCTGGTCGTTGAATGCGTTCGCCGCAGAGGATATCGTCGCCGTGGAAGTGTACGCGGCGGGCGCCGAAGGGTCCGGCCAACTGAGGAACGCGTGGCCGCCGGGTGTGGCCTGCGGTGACGACAACGACACGCGCACGAATTCAACCCGTCATGCCGAGGCGAGTACATGGGTGGTGATCTGGACACGATGAGGGGGATCGGTTGACGGCTACACCTGCAGCACCCGCAACACCGGCATCACCGCGCGCGCTGGGGACCTCACCGCTGCTGGTGCTCGCGGCGTCCCTGATCGGCATCTCGTTCGCCGCGCCGCTCATCCGGCTGTCGTCGGCCGATCCGCTCGTGATCGCCACCTGGCGACTGGGCTTTTCGCTCATCATCGTGGCCATTGCACTGCTCGTGGGCGGCGGCTGGCGAAGCTGGCGCACGCTGTCCCGGGATGATCTGCTGCTGGCCATGGGCGCCGGTATCCTGCTCGCGTTGCACTTCTGGTCTTGGAACACGTCGCTGCGCTACACCAGCGTGGCCGCATCGGTGGCGCTGGTGAATCTGCAGCCGGTGCTCATCGCCGCGGCCTCGGGCTTGTGGCTCCATGAACCGCCCAGTCGGCGTCAATGGTTCTGGATCGTGGTGGCCGTGATCGGTGCGCTCATCGTGGGACTGGCCGACGTGCCCGGGGGCCTGGCCGCCGTCGGGCCGGCCCTGTTGGGCACGGGGGCCGAGGGCGCTCGCGCGTTGCTGGGTGATGGCCTCGCGCTACTGGGAGCGGTCACTGCGGCGGGGTATTACCTCATCGGCCGTCGCCTGCGGCAGCATCTGGCGCTGTGGCCGTACGTGGGGCTGGTGTACGGGGCGGCGTTTGGTGTCTGCCTGGTGCTCTGTCTGTTCACGGGGGCGGCGCTCACCCCGCAGCCGCCGCGTGAACTGGCCATCTTCGCCGGCCTCGCGCTCGGTCCCATGCTGCTGGGGCATACAGGCATGAATTGGGCGCTGGCCCATCTGCCGGCCTTCGTGGTGAACCTCACCGTGTTGGGTGAACCGGTGGGGGCCACGATCCTCGCCGCCCTGCTGCCCGGTATCGCGGAGGTGCCGGGACCGGCAACCGTCATGGGCGGCGCTCTGGTGCTCAGCGGCGCGATTCTCGCCGCGCGCCGGTGACGGCCTGCCGGGGTTTACCTTTGACAGGTGTGGATTCCTGACGTCCTGACCTCGACCCCTGCCGCAGACACCCTGCGGAACGCGCTGAAGAATGCGATGAGCCCGACCGGGGCCCTGCCGGCGTCGGGGCGTCTGCACGCGCGGGCCAAGGAAGCCGGTGCCCTGTCGGCAACGCCGATGTCGGGAGCCGGTCCGCTCCAGCCGCTCGACGTGGTGGTCACGCGGGGCGATCTCGTGGAGTCCACGCACCGTGTGCATGCCGCCGTGGTCGATGCCGACGGGGCACTGCTCGACGCGGTGCGCGATCCGGCCATGGTGGTGTGGTGGCGCTCCTGCGCGAAGCCGTTCCAGGTGATGCCGCTGCTGCGAAGCGGCGGACTGGACGCGCTGGACTGGGGCGTGGACGAACTGGCCCTGGCCTGCGCCTCGCATGGCGGCGAGCCGGAACACGTGGCCGTGGCCGCGCGCATGCTGCAGAGCCTGGGACTAGAGGAAGGGGACCTGGCCTGCGGTCCGCATGAGCCGCTCGCGTCACGCGGGGCTCGCCTGCTGCGCGAAGCGGGCCAACGTCCGTCCCGACTGCACAACAACTGCTCCGGCAAACACTCGGCCATGCTGGCCCGCGCCCGTCAACTGGGCATTCCCACGA
The nucleotide sequence above comes from Gemmatimonas aurantiaca. Encoded proteins:
- a CDS encoding asparaginase — its product is MSPTGALPASGRLHARAKEAGALSATPMSGAGPLQPLDVVVTRGDLVESTHRVHAAVVDADGALLDAVRDPAMVVWWRSCAKPFQVMPLLRSGGLDALDWGVDELALACASHGGEPEHVAVAARMLQSLGLEEGDLACGPHEPLASRGARLLREAGQRPSRLHNNCSGKHSAMLARARQLGIPTTGYEQVAHRVQQDCRRAVAEWTGVAGEALGVGVDGCGVSVFALPLANMALSYARLARAAGQGDDASRRVVSAMTGQPFLVGGTDRFDTLVMEAGGGNVICKIGAEGVHTFAIVDRGIGFALKVEDGSPRAQFPAVLALLDAYDALPRPLPDPLADFLRRPVRNTRGEQVGLIAVA
- a CDS encoding DMT family transporter encodes the protein MTATPAAPATPASPRALGTSPLLVLAASLIGISFAAPLIRLSSADPLVIATWRLGFSLIIVAIALLVGGGWRSWRTLSRDDLLLAMGAGILLALHFWSWNTSLRYTSVAASVALVNLQPVLIAAASGLWLHEPPSRRQWFWIVVAVIGALIVGLADVPGGLAAVGPALLGTGAEGARALLGDGLALLGAVTAAGYYLIGRRLRQHLALWPYVGLVYGAAFGVCLVLCLFTGAALTPQPPRELAIFAGLALGPMLLGHTGMNWALAHLPAFVVNLTVLGEPVGATILAALLPGIAEVPGPATVMGGALVLSGAILAARR